GCAGCAACAGATCTGGGCGCCTTGCTTACGGATGGTTTTGGTGATGGGGTATGGATAAATGCCCCGATTGAAGTGGAATTAGCTACGGTTAATGCCGTTAGTTTTATCATTTTACAAGCTACCAGGACCAGAATTTCTAAAGCTGAATATATTTCTTGCCCAAGTTGTGGTAGGACACTATTTGATTTACAGGAAACCACCCAGCTAATTAGATCAAGGACTGATCATTTAAAAGGTATTAAAATCGGCATTATGGGCTGTATAGTTAATGGTCCCGGAGAAATGGCAGATGCAGACTATGGCTATGTAGGTGCGGGCCCAGACCGAATTACGCTTTACCGTGGTAAGGAGGTGGTGAAAAAGAATGTTAGCTCTGCAAATGCACTAGACGATTTGATAGACCTGATTAGGGAAGATGGCAACTGGGTGGAATGATAAAGATATCATCCTTGCCTTAAAAGCGGGTAATGAATCTGCTTTTCGTGAAATCTTTGATCAGCATTTCAGGAGACTCTATGCCTTCAGTTTTAAGCTGCTTAAAAATAAAGAGCTGGCGGAAGAGGTGGTAGACGATACCTTTATGAACGTTTGGATCAACCGTGATCGCATCAATGAAGAATTTCCTATTGCCCCTTATTTATATACCATTACCAGAAGACTGGCTTTAAATGCGCTTCGGCAAATTGCAACTTCACAAAAGGCCATTGATAATTTATGGCTGGAAATGGAGAAAGTAAGTAACGATACTGAAGAATCCATATTGTTGGGAGATTTGCAGCGGTTTACGGAGGCGGCTTTGGTGAATTTACCTCCGCAACAGCAATTAATT
The nucleotide sequence above comes from Pedobacter sp. MC2016-14. Encoded proteins:
- a CDS encoding RNA polymerase sigma factor; translated protein: MATGWNDKDIILALKAGNESAFREIFDQHFRRLYAFSFKLLKNKELAEEVVDDTFMNVWINRDRINEEFPIAPYLYTITRRLALNALRQIATSQKAIDNLWLEMEKVSNDTEESILLGDLQRFTEAALVNLPPQQQLIFRMSRFEGLNYDEIAEKLNISRNTVKNHLVAALKTLKVHFNQSDVVCFLMVAATFMKK